In the Paralichthys olivaceus isolate ysfri-2021 chromosome 15, ASM2471397v2, whole genome shotgun sequence genome, one interval contains:
- the LOC109642270 gene encoding putative monooxygenase p33MONOX isoform X1: MSGSGDLPAIEGPGMGGMRLPIGMTRRALSYDDNLEAPMSTPPHDISINNLWRRPIIPERKFTQLAEEDESGAVSQPALQKRTPGVVKTKASSIIMNSLITKQTQDSMHRFEQRAGLTDTSYTPHKGLTAEETRLHHRMPESLQKLQIQSMEAREERPNSSAQSTPSNTPHSSPKQQRRTWFGSSGSEVSMSSSNSSMDMGGGETAAGAVEKWSVFTPRPFIHKSTSDLGSDSSTAAGFALQAYRGAQKPTPMEVMKSQATRMSDSIDAQKVAPPKMEIPTVEGRRQGPRPHKLKPRDMNVLTPSGF, encoded by the exons ATGTCTGGCTCAGGTGATTTACCAG CCATTGAGGGTCCCGGGATGGGCGGGATGAGGCTTCCCATCGGGATGACCCGACGGGCCCTCAGCTACGATGACAACCTGGAGGCCCCCATGTCCACGCCCCCCCATGACATCAGTATCAACAACTTGTGGAGACGGCCCATAATACCTGAAAGGAAGTTCACACAGCTGGCTGAG GAGGATGAGAGCGGAGCAGTGAGTCAGCCTGCGTTGCAGAAAAGGACACCGGGCGTAGTGAAAACCAAGGCCTCCTCCATCATCATGAACTCCCTCATCACCA aGCAGACTCAGGATAGCATGCACAGGTTTGAGCAGAGGGCGGGCCTCACCGACACCAGCTACACGCCCCACAAAGGCCTCACCGCTGAGGAGACGAGACTCCACCACCGCATGCCAGAGTCTCTCCAG AAACTCCAGATCCAGAGTATGGAGGCCCGAGAAGAGCGGCCGAACTCCTCAGCCCAGTCCACTCCATCCAACACACCTCACAGCTCCCCAAAGCAACAacgcag gacCTGGTTTGGTAGttcggggtcagaggtcagtatGAGCTCCTCCAACAGCAGCATGGACATGGGGGGAGGAGAAACAGCTGCAGGCGCGGTCGAGAAGTGGAGCGTGTTCACGCCTCGTCCATTCATTCATAagtcgacctctgacctggGATCAGATTCGTCAACTGCAG CAGGCTTTGCTCTGCAGGCGTACCGCGGTGCCCAGAAGCCGACCCCCATGGAGGTGATGAAGTCGCAGGCCACGCGGATGTCCGACAGCATTGACGCTCAGAAGGTTGCTCCTCCCAAAATGGAGATCCCCACAGTGGAAGGTCGGCGGCAGGGACCACGACCGCACAAGCTCAAACCCAGAGACATGAACGTCTTGACGCCCTCCGGCTTCTGA
- the LOC109644545 gene encoding rho GTPase-activating protein 24-like isoform X1, producing the protein MGLSCFKSWKHDGTGHKGNRDVLASPGSYFFLSNSAGQGDEWLKSLNKGVWIPFTGVFGQRLEETVLYERRYGLRLVPLVVEQCVNFIRERGLHEVGLFRQPGQASLVKELQEAFDAGERPSFDSSSTDVHTVASLLKLYLRQLPEPLIPYSCYQDFLLCGQTLKSDHTQGLRELRSLLHDLPVANFNLLNFICQFLNEVQSYSGSNKMSDQNLATVFGPNILRAKAEDPQSIMGGAALVHVLMLELIREHESLFAKVSPPMSSYPPEGSHASPSALRHPHLQTSPRLRQLSMPLIAERSREPGQSTTEAQNHRSFIYGAAANLDSSWGQKRLLGHRYTSSHPENCFYPLPSSSHPPQHQSERPDYHQDQAGQGSHSANVQASTTSLQQQDPLPDSSKPRLILVDWSKPWPDPGEAEAGFWSSGAADRESAVQDAASGGSSEAQEDSTPSAYDNLDRVSLHQRMEDVTGEHPETNDPGDHIGTCEEEGEPEEAQQRRDSSSWSSYEFLPLDKSTGAVGAVNADISPKKPERFSSNQAAEEQNCDGGDHEDTSNNNDDDEDNDDDDDSVHHLNSPASALSASPISTGSSEVFLPSGPPDVDGPENPPQSWEAHSVLAKLQQQMAQQKAEYQARIQRLERCNDVLERQVAVLRVNLQQQRRSQSVTEIKIRNMERAKADADRRNDTLQREMEMFFQMYGEKRRRGREEGRGGGSL; encoded by the exons ATGGGACTCAGCTGCTTCAAGTCCTGGAAACATGACGGCACTGGCCACAAag GTAACAGAGACGTGTTGGCCAGTCCAGGTTCCTATTTCTTCCTGTCCAACAGTGCAGGTCAGGGTGATGAGTGGCTGAAGAGCCTCAACAAGGGAGTCTGGATCCCTTTCACAG GGGTCTTTGGCCAGCGTCTGGAGGAGACGGTGCTGTATGAGCGACGCTATGGGCTGCGTTTGGTTCCTCTGGTGGTGGAGCAGTGCGTGAACTTCATCCGGGAGCGTGGCCTGCACGAAGTGGGCTTGTTTCGCCAGCCAGGACAGGCCAGTCTGGtgaaagagctgcaggaggcgtTCGATGCCGGGGAGAGACCGTCGTTCGACAG CAGTAGCACGGACGTCCACACGGTGGCATCGCTGCTGAAGCTCTACCTCAGACAGCTGCCGGAGCCTCTGATTCCTTACAGCTGCTACCAGGACTTTCTGTTATGTGGACAGACGCTCAAGAGTGACCACACACAG GGTTTGAGGGAGTTGCGGAGTCTTCTTCACGATTTGCCAGTCGCAAACTTTAACCTGCTCAACTTTATCTGCCA gttTCTGAACGAAGTGCAGAGTTACTCCGGCAGCAACAAGATGAGCGATCAAAACTTGGCCACAGTGTTTGGGCCAAACATCCTCCGAGCTAAAGCTGAAGACCCACAAAGCATCATGGGAG GTGCAGCGTTAGTCCATGTGCTGATGTTGGAGCTGATCAGGGAGCACGAGTCTCTGTTTGCCAAAGTCTCTCCACCCATGTCCTCGTATCCACCTGAAGGTTCACATGCATCGCCGAGTGCTCTGAGGCACCCTCATCTTCAGACGTCACCCCGGCTTCGCCAGCTGTCCATGCCGCTCATTGCGGAACGCTCTAGAGAGCCCGGACAGTCCACCACAGAGGCACAGAACCACCG tagCTTTATCTATGGTGCTGCCGCCAACCTAGACTCGTCCTGGGGCCAGAAGAGACTTCTCGGCCATCGCTACACCTCCTCCCACCCAGAGAACTGCTTCTACCCCCTGCCCTCCTCCAGTCACCCCCCACAGCACCAATCCGAGAGACCGGATTACCACCAGGATCAGGCCGGTCAAGGATCACACTCTGCAAATGTACAAGCTTCTACAACCAGCCTCCAACAACAAGACCCTCTGCCAGACAGCTCCAAGCCCAGATTGATACTCGTGGACTGGTCAAAGCCGTGGCCAGATCCTGGAGAAGCAGAAGCTGGTTTCTGGAGCTCTGGTGCTGCAGATAGAGAGAGTGCAGTGCAAGATGCAGCTAGTGGGGGCAGCAGTGAGGCACAGGAGGACAGCACCCCTTCTGCCTATGACAACCTGGACAGAGTGTCTTTACACCAAAGGATGGAGGACGTCACTGGTGAACACCCTGAAACCAATGATCCAGGAGACCATATTGGAACTtgtgaagaggagggagaaccAGAGGAAGCTCAGCAGAGAAGGGACTCCTCGTCATGGTCGTCCTACGAGTTTCTACCACTGGACAAGAGCACCGGCGCTGTGGGGGCGGTTAACGCCGACATTTCACCAAAGAAACCTGAGAGGTTCTCATCCAATCAGGCAGCAGAAGAGCAAAACTGTGATGGTGGTGATCATGAAGACACCAGCAATAACAATGATGACGATGAAGAtaatgatgacgatgatgacagCGTCCACCATCTCAACTCCCCGGCCTCTGCACTCAGTGCCAGCCCCATCAGCACAGGCAGTTCTGAGGTGTTCCTCCCCTCTGGTCCTCCAGACGTCGATGGGCCTGAAAATCCACCACAGTCCTGGGAGGCTCACTCAGTCCTGgccaagctgcagcagcagatggccCAGCAGAAGGCCGAGTACCAGGCCAGGATACAGAG GTTGGAGCGCTGTAATGACGTCCTTGAGCGGCAGGTGGCAGTGCTCCGGGtcaatctgcagcagcagaggcgcAGCCAAAGTGTCACCGAGATCAAGATCCGCAACATGGAGCGAGCCAAAGCCGATGCCGATCGAAGAAACGACACGCtgcagagagaaatggagaTGTTCTTTCAGATGtatggagagaagagaagaagaggacgagaggaagggagaggaggggggagtctctaa
- the LOC109642270 gene encoding putative monooxygenase p33MONOX isoform X2: MSGSGDLPAIEGPGMGGMRLPIGMTRRALSYDDNLEAPMSTPPHDISINNLWRRPIIPERKFTQLAEEDESGAVSQPALQKRTPGVVKTKASSIIMNSLITKQTQDSMHRFEQRAGLTDTSYTPHKGLTAEETRLHHRMPESLQKLQIQSMEAREERPNSSAQSTPSNTPHSSPKQQRRTWFGSSGSEVSMSSSNSSMDMGGGETAAGAVEKWSVFTPRPFIHKSTSDLGSDSSTAGFALQAYRGAQKPTPMEVMKSQATRMSDSIDAQKVAPPKMEIPTVEGRRQGPRPHKLKPRDMNVLTPSGF, encoded by the exons ATGTCTGGCTCAGGTGATTTACCAG CCATTGAGGGTCCCGGGATGGGCGGGATGAGGCTTCCCATCGGGATGACCCGACGGGCCCTCAGCTACGATGACAACCTGGAGGCCCCCATGTCCACGCCCCCCCATGACATCAGTATCAACAACTTGTGGAGACGGCCCATAATACCTGAAAGGAAGTTCACACAGCTGGCTGAG GAGGATGAGAGCGGAGCAGTGAGTCAGCCTGCGTTGCAGAAAAGGACACCGGGCGTAGTGAAAACCAAGGCCTCCTCCATCATCATGAACTCCCTCATCACCA aGCAGACTCAGGATAGCATGCACAGGTTTGAGCAGAGGGCGGGCCTCACCGACACCAGCTACACGCCCCACAAAGGCCTCACCGCTGAGGAGACGAGACTCCACCACCGCATGCCAGAGTCTCTCCAG AAACTCCAGATCCAGAGTATGGAGGCCCGAGAAGAGCGGCCGAACTCCTCAGCCCAGTCCACTCCATCCAACACACCTCACAGCTCCCCAAAGCAACAacgcag gacCTGGTTTGGTAGttcggggtcagaggtcagtatGAGCTCCTCCAACAGCAGCATGGACATGGGGGGAGGAGAAACAGCTGCAGGCGCGGTCGAGAAGTGGAGCGTGTTCACGCCTCGTCCATTCATTCATAagtcgacctctgacctggGATCAGATTCGTCAACTGCAG GCTTTGCTCTGCAGGCGTACCGCGGTGCCCAGAAGCCGACCCCCATGGAGGTGATGAAGTCGCAGGCCACGCGGATGTCCGACAGCATTGACGCTCAGAAGGTTGCTCCTCCCAAAATGGAGATCCCCACAGTGGAAGGTCGGCGGCAGGGACCACGACCGCACAAGCTCAAACCCAGAGACATGAACGTCTTGACGCCCTCCGGCTTCTGA
- the LOC109644545 gene encoding rho GTPase-activating protein 24-like isoform X2, translated as MGLSCFKSWKHDGTGHKGNRDVLASPGSYFFLSNSAGQGDEWLKSLNKGVWIPFTGVFGQRLEETVLYERRYGLRLVPLVVEQCVNFIRERGLHEVGLFRQPGQASLVKELQEAFDAGERPSFDSSTDVHTVASLLKLYLRQLPEPLIPYSCYQDFLLCGQTLKSDHTQGLRELRSLLHDLPVANFNLLNFICQFLNEVQSYSGSNKMSDQNLATVFGPNILRAKAEDPQSIMGGAALVHVLMLELIREHESLFAKVSPPMSSYPPEGSHASPSALRHPHLQTSPRLRQLSMPLIAERSREPGQSTTEAQNHRSFIYGAAANLDSSWGQKRLLGHRYTSSHPENCFYPLPSSSHPPQHQSERPDYHQDQAGQGSHSANVQASTTSLQQQDPLPDSSKPRLILVDWSKPWPDPGEAEAGFWSSGAADRESAVQDAASGGSSEAQEDSTPSAYDNLDRVSLHQRMEDVTGEHPETNDPGDHIGTCEEEGEPEEAQQRRDSSSWSSYEFLPLDKSTGAVGAVNADISPKKPERFSSNQAAEEQNCDGGDHEDTSNNNDDDEDNDDDDDSVHHLNSPASALSASPISTGSSEVFLPSGPPDVDGPENPPQSWEAHSVLAKLQQQMAQQKAEYQARIQRLERCNDVLERQVAVLRVNLQQQRRSQSVTEIKIRNMERAKADADRRNDTLQREMEMFFQMYGEKRRRGREEGRGGGSL; from the exons ATGGGACTCAGCTGCTTCAAGTCCTGGAAACATGACGGCACTGGCCACAAag GTAACAGAGACGTGTTGGCCAGTCCAGGTTCCTATTTCTTCCTGTCCAACAGTGCAGGTCAGGGTGATGAGTGGCTGAAGAGCCTCAACAAGGGAGTCTGGATCCCTTTCACAG GGGTCTTTGGCCAGCGTCTGGAGGAGACGGTGCTGTATGAGCGACGCTATGGGCTGCGTTTGGTTCCTCTGGTGGTGGAGCAGTGCGTGAACTTCATCCGGGAGCGTGGCCTGCACGAAGTGGGCTTGTTTCGCCAGCCAGGACAGGCCAGTCTGGtgaaagagctgcaggaggcgtTCGATGCCGGGGAGAGACCGTCGTTCGACAG TAGCACGGACGTCCACACGGTGGCATCGCTGCTGAAGCTCTACCTCAGACAGCTGCCGGAGCCTCTGATTCCTTACAGCTGCTACCAGGACTTTCTGTTATGTGGACAGACGCTCAAGAGTGACCACACACAG GGTTTGAGGGAGTTGCGGAGTCTTCTTCACGATTTGCCAGTCGCAAACTTTAACCTGCTCAACTTTATCTGCCA gttTCTGAACGAAGTGCAGAGTTACTCCGGCAGCAACAAGATGAGCGATCAAAACTTGGCCACAGTGTTTGGGCCAAACATCCTCCGAGCTAAAGCTGAAGACCCACAAAGCATCATGGGAG GTGCAGCGTTAGTCCATGTGCTGATGTTGGAGCTGATCAGGGAGCACGAGTCTCTGTTTGCCAAAGTCTCTCCACCCATGTCCTCGTATCCACCTGAAGGTTCACATGCATCGCCGAGTGCTCTGAGGCACCCTCATCTTCAGACGTCACCCCGGCTTCGCCAGCTGTCCATGCCGCTCATTGCGGAACGCTCTAGAGAGCCCGGACAGTCCACCACAGAGGCACAGAACCACCG tagCTTTATCTATGGTGCTGCCGCCAACCTAGACTCGTCCTGGGGCCAGAAGAGACTTCTCGGCCATCGCTACACCTCCTCCCACCCAGAGAACTGCTTCTACCCCCTGCCCTCCTCCAGTCACCCCCCACAGCACCAATCCGAGAGACCGGATTACCACCAGGATCAGGCCGGTCAAGGATCACACTCTGCAAATGTACAAGCTTCTACAACCAGCCTCCAACAACAAGACCCTCTGCCAGACAGCTCCAAGCCCAGATTGATACTCGTGGACTGGTCAAAGCCGTGGCCAGATCCTGGAGAAGCAGAAGCTGGTTTCTGGAGCTCTGGTGCTGCAGATAGAGAGAGTGCAGTGCAAGATGCAGCTAGTGGGGGCAGCAGTGAGGCACAGGAGGACAGCACCCCTTCTGCCTATGACAACCTGGACAGAGTGTCTTTACACCAAAGGATGGAGGACGTCACTGGTGAACACCCTGAAACCAATGATCCAGGAGACCATATTGGAACTtgtgaagaggagggagaaccAGAGGAAGCTCAGCAGAGAAGGGACTCCTCGTCATGGTCGTCCTACGAGTTTCTACCACTGGACAAGAGCACCGGCGCTGTGGGGGCGGTTAACGCCGACATTTCACCAAAGAAACCTGAGAGGTTCTCATCCAATCAGGCAGCAGAAGAGCAAAACTGTGATGGTGGTGATCATGAAGACACCAGCAATAACAATGATGACGATGAAGAtaatgatgacgatgatgacagCGTCCACCATCTCAACTCCCCGGCCTCTGCACTCAGTGCCAGCCCCATCAGCACAGGCAGTTCTGAGGTGTTCCTCCCCTCTGGTCCTCCAGACGTCGATGGGCCTGAAAATCCACCACAGTCCTGGGAGGCTCACTCAGTCCTGgccaagctgcagcagcagatggccCAGCAGAAGGCCGAGTACCAGGCCAGGATACAGAG GTTGGAGCGCTGTAATGACGTCCTTGAGCGGCAGGTGGCAGTGCTCCGGGtcaatctgcagcagcagaggcgcAGCCAAAGTGTCACCGAGATCAAGATCCGCAACATGGAGCGAGCCAAAGCCGATGCCGATCGAAGAAACGACACGCtgcagagagaaatggagaTGTTCTTTCAGATGtatggagagaagagaagaagaggacgagaggaagggagaggaggggggagtctctaa
- the LOC109644545 gene encoding rho GTPase-activating protein 24-like isoform X3 encodes MGLSCFKSWKHDGTGHKGNRDVLASPGSYFFLSNSAGQGDEWLKSLNKGVWIPFTGVFGQRLEETVLYERRYGLRLVPLVVEQCVNFIRERGLHEVGLFRQPGQASLVKELQEAFDAGERPSFDSSSTDVHTVASLLKLYLRQLPEPLIPYSCYQDFLLCGQTLKSDHTQGLRELRSLLHDLPVANFNLLNFICQFLNEVQSYSGSNKMSDQNLATVFGPNILRAKAEDPQSIMGGAALVHVLMLELIREHESLFAKVSPPMSSYPPEGSHASPSALRHPHLQTSPRLRQLSMPLIAERSREPGQSTTEAQNHRFIYGAAANLDSSWGQKRLLGHRYTSSHPENCFYPLPSSSHPPQHQSERPDYHQDQAGQGSHSANVQASTTSLQQQDPLPDSSKPRLILVDWSKPWPDPGEAEAGFWSSGAADRESAVQDAASGGSSEAQEDSTPSAYDNLDRVSLHQRMEDVTGEHPETNDPGDHIGTCEEEGEPEEAQQRRDSSSWSSYEFLPLDKSTGAVGAVNADISPKKPERFSSNQAAEEQNCDGGDHEDTSNNNDDDEDNDDDDDSVHHLNSPASALSASPISTGSSEVFLPSGPPDVDGPENPPQSWEAHSVLAKLQQQMAQQKAEYQARIQRLERCNDVLERQVAVLRVNLQQQRRSQSVTEIKIRNMERAKADADRRNDTLQREMEMFFQMYGEKRRRGREEGRGGGSL; translated from the exons ATGGGACTCAGCTGCTTCAAGTCCTGGAAACATGACGGCACTGGCCACAAag GTAACAGAGACGTGTTGGCCAGTCCAGGTTCCTATTTCTTCCTGTCCAACAGTGCAGGTCAGGGTGATGAGTGGCTGAAGAGCCTCAACAAGGGAGTCTGGATCCCTTTCACAG GGGTCTTTGGCCAGCGTCTGGAGGAGACGGTGCTGTATGAGCGACGCTATGGGCTGCGTTTGGTTCCTCTGGTGGTGGAGCAGTGCGTGAACTTCATCCGGGAGCGTGGCCTGCACGAAGTGGGCTTGTTTCGCCAGCCAGGACAGGCCAGTCTGGtgaaagagctgcaggaggcgtTCGATGCCGGGGAGAGACCGTCGTTCGACAG CAGTAGCACGGACGTCCACACGGTGGCATCGCTGCTGAAGCTCTACCTCAGACAGCTGCCGGAGCCTCTGATTCCTTACAGCTGCTACCAGGACTTTCTGTTATGTGGACAGACGCTCAAGAGTGACCACACACAG GGTTTGAGGGAGTTGCGGAGTCTTCTTCACGATTTGCCAGTCGCAAACTTTAACCTGCTCAACTTTATCTGCCA gttTCTGAACGAAGTGCAGAGTTACTCCGGCAGCAACAAGATGAGCGATCAAAACTTGGCCACAGTGTTTGGGCCAAACATCCTCCGAGCTAAAGCTGAAGACCCACAAAGCATCATGGGAG GTGCAGCGTTAGTCCATGTGCTGATGTTGGAGCTGATCAGGGAGCACGAGTCTCTGTTTGCCAAAGTCTCTCCACCCATGTCCTCGTATCCACCTGAAGGTTCACATGCATCGCCGAGTGCTCTGAGGCACCCTCATCTTCAGACGTCACCCCGGCTTCGCCAGCTGTCCATGCCGCTCATTGCGGAACGCTCTAGAGAGCCCGGACAGTCCACCACAGAGGCACAGAACCACCG CTTTATCTATGGTGCTGCCGCCAACCTAGACTCGTCCTGGGGCCAGAAGAGACTTCTCGGCCATCGCTACACCTCCTCCCACCCAGAGAACTGCTTCTACCCCCTGCCCTCCTCCAGTCACCCCCCACAGCACCAATCCGAGAGACCGGATTACCACCAGGATCAGGCCGGTCAAGGATCACACTCTGCAAATGTACAAGCTTCTACAACCAGCCTCCAACAACAAGACCCTCTGCCAGACAGCTCCAAGCCCAGATTGATACTCGTGGACTGGTCAAAGCCGTGGCCAGATCCTGGAGAAGCAGAAGCTGGTTTCTGGAGCTCTGGTGCTGCAGATAGAGAGAGTGCAGTGCAAGATGCAGCTAGTGGGGGCAGCAGTGAGGCACAGGAGGACAGCACCCCTTCTGCCTATGACAACCTGGACAGAGTGTCTTTACACCAAAGGATGGAGGACGTCACTGGTGAACACCCTGAAACCAATGATCCAGGAGACCATATTGGAACTtgtgaagaggagggagaaccAGAGGAAGCTCAGCAGAGAAGGGACTCCTCGTCATGGTCGTCCTACGAGTTTCTACCACTGGACAAGAGCACCGGCGCTGTGGGGGCGGTTAACGCCGACATTTCACCAAAGAAACCTGAGAGGTTCTCATCCAATCAGGCAGCAGAAGAGCAAAACTGTGATGGTGGTGATCATGAAGACACCAGCAATAACAATGATGACGATGAAGAtaatgatgacgatgatgacagCGTCCACCATCTCAACTCCCCGGCCTCTGCACTCAGTGCCAGCCCCATCAGCACAGGCAGTTCTGAGGTGTTCCTCCCCTCTGGTCCTCCAGACGTCGATGGGCCTGAAAATCCACCACAGTCCTGGGAGGCTCACTCAGTCCTGgccaagctgcagcagcagatggccCAGCAGAAGGCCGAGTACCAGGCCAGGATACAGAG GTTGGAGCGCTGTAATGACGTCCTTGAGCGGCAGGTGGCAGTGCTCCGGGtcaatctgcagcagcagaggcgcAGCCAAAGTGTCACCGAGATCAAGATCCGCAACATGGAGCGAGCCAAAGCCGATGCCGATCGAAGAAACGACACGCtgcagagagaaatggagaTGTTCTTTCAGATGtatggagagaagagaagaagaggacgagaggaagggagaggaggggggagtctctaa